One window of the Shewanella khirikhana genome contains the following:
- the rpmJ gene encoding 50S ribosomal protein L36 produces the protein MKVRASVKKICRNCKIIKRSGVVRVICVEPKHKQRQG, from the coding sequence ATGAAAGTTCGAGCTTCCGTGAAGAAGATCTGCCGTAACTGCAAGATCATCAAGCGTAGCGGCGTTGTACGCGTTATCTGTGTTGAACCAAAACACAAACAGCGTCAAGGCTAA
- the rpsM gene encoding 30S ribosomal protein S13 translates to MARIAGINIPDHKHAVIALTAIYGVGRTRAKAICAATAIAEDAKIKELSEAQIDTLREEVAKYTVEGDLRREVSMNIKRLMDLGCYRGLRHRRSLPLRGQRTKTNARTRKGPRKPIKK, encoded by the coding sequence GTGGCCCGTATAGCTGGCATTAACATTCCTGATCATAAGCACGCAGTCATCGCTTTGACTGCAATCTACGGTGTTGGTCGTACTCGCGCAAAAGCCATTTGCGCCGCTACCGCCATTGCTGAAGATGCCAAGATCAAGGAATTGAGCGAAGCTCAAATCGATACCCTGCGCGAAGAAGTTGCCAAATACACAGTAGAAGGTGACTTGCGTCGTGAGGTTTCCATGAACATCAAGCGTCTGATGGACCTTGGTTGTTATCGTGGCCTCCGTCATCGTCGCAGCCTGCCCCTGCGTGGGCAACGTACCAAGACCAATGCGCGTACTCGCAAAGGTCCACGTAAACCCATCAAGAAGTAA
- the rpsK gene encoding 30S ribosomal protein S11 — translation MAKVPSRSPRKRVRKQVADGMAHIHASFNNTIVTITDRQGNALSWATAGGSGFRGSRKSTPFAAQVAAERAGVAAQDYGLKNLEVFVKGPGPGRESAIRALNAVGYKITNITDVTPIPHNGCRPPKKRRV, via the coding sequence ATGGCTAAAGTTCCATCACGTTCTCCGCGCAAGCGCGTACGTAAGCAGGTTGCCGATGGCATGGCTCACATCCATGCATCTTTCAACAATACAATCGTGACTATCACCGATCGTCAAGGTAATGCTCTGTCTTGGGCTACTGCAGGTGGTTCAGGCTTCCGTGGTTCACGTAAGTCTACTCCGTTTGCTGCTCAGGTAGCAGCTGAGCGTGCAGGCGTTGCCGCTCAGGACTACGGTCTGAAAAACCTTGAAGTTTTCGTGAAGGGTCCTGGTCCAGGTCGTGAATCAGCCATTCGTGCGCTGAACGCTGTTGGTTACAAAATCACCAACATCACTGACGTGACACCGATCCCTCACAACGGTTGTCGCCCTCCTAAGAAACGCCGCGTGTAA
- the rpsD gene encoding 30S ribosomal protein S4, protein MARYLGPKLKLSRREGTDLFLKSGVRAIDSKCKLETAPGQHGARKPRLSEYGTQLREKQKVRRIYGVLEKQFRNYYKEAARLKGNTGENLLQLLETRLDNVVYRMGFGSTRAEARQLVSHKSVMVNGRVVNIPSFKVSANDVVSIREKSRTQARIKAALEVAAQREKPTWVEVDAAKMEGAFKRLPERSDLSADINEQLIVELYSK, encoded by the coding sequence ATGGCAAGATACTTGGGTCCCAAGCTCAAGCTCAGCCGCCGGGAAGGTACTGACCTCTTCCTGAAAAGCGGTGTGAGAGCAATTGATTCGAAGTGTAAGCTGGAAACCGCTCCAGGCCAGCACGGTGCGCGTAAGCCACGTCTGTCTGAATACGGTACTCAGCTGCGCGAGAAGCAGAAAGTTCGTCGTATTTACGGTGTACTGGAAAAGCAGTTCCGTAACTACTATAAGGAAGCTGCACGTCTGAAAGGCAACACCGGTGAAAACCTGTTGCAACTTTTGGAAACCCGCCTGGATAACGTAGTTTATCGTATGGGCTTTGGTTCAACTCGTGCCGAAGCACGTCAGCTGGTTAGCCATAAGTCTGTTATGGTAAACGGTCGTGTTGTTAACATCCCTTCATTCAAAGTGTCTGCGAATGATGTAGTAAGCATCCGTGAGAAGTCACGCACTCAAGCCCGTATCAAAGCGGCTTTGGAAGTGGCTGCCCAGCGTGAGAAGCCTACTTGGGTTGAAGTAGACGCCGCTAAGATGGAAGGTGCTTTCAAGCGTCTGCCAGAGCGTAGCGATTTGTCTGCGGATATTAACGAACAGCTGATCGTCGAGCTTTACTCTAAGTAA
- a CDS encoding DNA-directed RNA polymerase subunit alpha, whose amino-acid sequence MQGSVTEFLKPRLVDIEQVSPTRAKVVLEPLERGFGHTLGNALRRILLSSMPGCAVTEVEIDGVLHEYSSKEGVQEDILEILLNLKGLAVIIEGKDEAMLTLSKSGAGPVTAADITHDGDVTIANPDHVICHLTGNHDISMRIRVERGRGYVPASARAQNEDDDRPIGRLLVDASFSPVARIAYNVEAARVEQRTDLDKLVIDMTTNGTIDPEEAIRRSATILAEQLDAFVELRDVSVPEQKEEKPEFDPILLRPVDDLELTVRSANCLKAEAIHYIGDLVQRTEVELLKTPNLGKKSLTEIKDVLASRGLSLGMRLENWPPASLADDL is encoded by the coding sequence ATGCAGGGTTCTGTTACAGAATTTCTTAAACCGCGTCTCGTGGACATCGAGCAGGTTAGCCCAACTCGTGCCAAGGTCGTTCTGGAACCGCTTGAGCGTGGTTTCGGTCACACTTTGGGTAACGCGTTGCGTCGTATCCTTCTGTCGTCCATGCCTGGCTGCGCGGTCACCGAAGTTGAAATCGACGGTGTACTGCACGAATACAGCAGCAAGGAAGGCGTTCAGGAAGACATCCTCGAGATCCTGTTGAACCTGAAAGGTTTGGCCGTGATCATCGAAGGAAAAGACGAGGCTATGCTCACGCTGAGCAAGTCCGGCGCAGGCCCTGTTACTGCAGCAGACATCACCCACGACGGTGATGTAACCATCGCTAACCCTGATCATGTTATCTGTCACCTGACCGGTAATCATGACATCAGCATGCGTATCCGCGTTGAGCGTGGTCGTGGTTATGTGCCGGCTTCTGCCCGTGCCCAGAACGAAGACGATGATCGCCCAATCGGCCGTCTGCTGGTTGACGCTTCTTTCTCACCGGTTGCCCGTATTGCCTACAACGTAGAAGCGGCCCGTGTTGAGCAGCGTACTGACCTGGATAAGCTGGTAATCGATATGACCACTAACGGTACTATCGATCCAGAAGAAGCCATCCGTCGCTCTGCAACCATTCTGGCTGAACAGCTGGATGCGTTTGTAGAACTGCGTGATGTGTCTGTTCCAGAGCAGAAAGAAGAGAAGCCAGAGTTCGATCCTATTCTGCTGCGTCCTGTCGACGATTTAGAGCTTACTGTACGTTCGGCCAACTGCTTGAAGGCCGAAGCGATTCATTACATCGGTGATCTGGTTCAACGCACTGAAGTTGAGCTGCTCAAGACTCCTAACCTGGGTAAGAAATCTCTTACCGAGATCAAGGACGTATTGGCGTCTCGCGGACTGTCGTTGGGTATGCGTCTGGAAAACTGGCCTCCAGCCAGCTTGGCAGACGACCTGTAA
- the rplQ gene encoding 50S ribosomal protein L17 — translation MRHRKSGRQLNRNSSHRQAMFRNMASSLVRHEIIKTTVVKAKELRRVVEPLITLAKSDSVANRRLAFARTRDQEVVGKLFNELGPRYQERPGGYTRILKCGLRAGDKAPMAYIELVGRPEAAVAVEVEAAAE, via the coding sequence ATGCGCCATCGTAAGAGTGGTCGTCAACTTAACCGCAACAGCAGCCACCGTCAGGCTATGTTCCGCAACATGGCTTCTTCACTGGTACGTCACGAGATCATCAAGACTACCGTTGTGAAGGCGAAAGAACTGCGTCGCGTAGTTGAACCCCTGATTACACTCGCTAAGAGTGATAGCGTAGCAAACCGTCGTCTGGCGTTTGCTCGCACCCGCGACCAAGAAGTCGTAGGTAAACTGTTCAACGAGCTGGGTCCACGTTACCAGGAGCGTCCTGGTGGTTACACCCGTATTCTGAAGTGTGGTCTGCGTGCCGGTGACAAAGCCCCTATGGCTTACATCGAGCTGGTAGGTCGCCCAGAAGCTGCCGTAGCTGTTGAAGTTGAAGCTGCCGCTGAGTAA
- a CDS encoding ABC transporter substrate-binding protein, whose product MSRLLILLCCFLLSPAFAARVAIIESYHADYAWDHEYVQGIEDVLTGHQLERFQLDTKRIQREDYEMAADRVWNGLTAYDPELILIGDDNAFRLLSARLSTLNIPVVFLGLNGTPRDYGLDQFSAITGVFERPLLKRSVLFLSALLKKDAPRILVVFDASTTSTVSHDHLSQLEPYVKVGKIHIDIRLDNRSEVWRERVSQAKAQGYDAIIVGLYHTLSEADGSYTQPDEMLGWIHDHTSVPSFGFWDFSIGPRGNVGGFVLDGYAHGKTAAEMAERILNGTPASSIYPVIDDSGRFIFSRSGMKKWQLTVPERLDGKIDWIE is encoded by the coding sequence ATGTCCCGCTTGCTCATATTGCTCTGCTGCTTCCTGCTCTCGCCGGCGTTCGCCGCTCGGGTTGCCATTATCGAAAGCTACCATGCCGACTATGCCTGGGATCATGAGTACGTCCAGGGGATTGAAGATGTACTGACAGGCCATCAGCTCGAACGCTTTCAACTCGACACCAAACGTATTCAGCGTGAAGACTATGAAATGGCCGCAGACAGGGTCTGGAATGGCCTAACGGCCTATGACCCCGAACTGATATTGATTGGTGACGATAACGCCTTCAGATTGCTGTCAGCGCGTTTAAGCACATTGAATATTCCCGTGGTTTTCCTTGGGCTTAACGGTACACCCCGGGACTATGGTCTGGATCAGTTCAGCGCCATCACCGGGGTATTTGAACGGCCGCTGCTGAAACGCTCGGTGCTGTTTCTCAGTGCCTTGCTTAAAAAAGACGCCCCGCGAATTCTGGTGGTGTTTGATGCCTCAACCACTTCAACCGTATCCCACGATCATCTGAGTCAACTGGAGCCCTATGTGAAGGTTGGCAAAATTCATATCGATATCCGTCTGGATAACCGCAGCGAAGTGTGGCGGGAACGGGTAAGCCAGGCCAAAGCACAAGGCTACGATGCCATTATCGTTGGCCTCTACCATACTCTCTCAGAAGCTGATGGCAGCTATACCCAGCCCGACGAGATGCTCGGCTGGATCCACGACCACACCTCTGTGCCTTCCTTCGGTTTTTGGGATTTCTCGATTGGCCCCAGGGGCAACGTTGGCGGCTTTGTACTGGATGGCTATGCGCACGGCAAAACTGCAGCAGAGATGGCTGAACGTATTTTAAATGGTACTCCGGCGTCGAGTATCTATCCGGTGATAGACGACAGTGGCCGGTTTATTTTCAGTCGCAGTGGTATGAAAAAGTGGCAACTGACGGTGCCGGAAAGGCTGGATGGCAAAATCGACTGGATTGAATAA
- the ccmE gene encoding cytochrome c maturation protein CcmE produces the protein MNPRRKKRLALAVGLIGGVAAVASLLLYALNTNLNLFYTPTEIIHGKADTGIKPEAGQRIRVGGMVTVGSMVRDPNSLHVEFAVHDAGGGEVIVTYDDLLPDLFREGQGIVAQGVLTEDGKLEASEVLAKHDENYMPPEVAEAMGKTHEKLQYSEDQKGGSR, from the coding sequence ATGAACCCAAGACGTAAAAAGAGACTCGCCCTTGCAGTGGGCCTGATTGGTGGTGTGGCCGCGGTGGCTTCTTTGCTGCTGTACGCGCTGAACACCAACCTGAACCTGTTCTACACCCCTACCGAAATCATTCACGGTAAAGCCGATACCGGCATCAAGCCAGAAGCCGGCCAGCGCATCCGGGTGGGCGGCATGGTGACTGTTGGCTCCATGGTACGGGATCCCAACAGTCTGCACGTTGAGTTTGCCGTGCACGATGCCGGCGGCGGTGAAGTCATTGTGACTTATGATGATCTGTTGCCGGATCTCTTCCGTGAAGGCCAGGGCATTGTGGCTCAGGGCGTGCTGACCGAAGACGGCAAGCTGGAAGCCAGTGAAGTGCTCGCCAAGCACGACGAGAACTACATGCCGCCGGAAGTGGCTGAAGCCATGGGTAAAACCCATGAGAAGCTGCAGTACAGCGAAGATCAGAAAGGCGGTTCACGCTAA
- the ccmD gene encoding heme exporter protein CcmD, producing MQFESFADFINMGGYAFYVWLAYGVTFTSLITLIVLSTRQKGKVLTEIAKKIAREERLKESRSNKE from the coding sequence ATGCAATTTGAAAGCTTTGCAGACTTTATCAACATGGGAGGTTATGCCTTCTATGTCTGGCTGGCTTACGGTGTTACCTTCACCAGCCTTATCACCCTTATCGTTCTTAGCACGCGCCAAAAAGGCAAGGTGCTCACGGAAATCGCTAAGAAAATCGCTCGGGAAGAGCGCCTGAAAGAAAGCCGGAGCAACAAAGAATGA
- a CDS encoding heme ABC transporter permease, translating to MWKWLHPYADPERAYKLSDKLLPWFAFLAIAFIATGTVWGLAFAPTDYQQGDSYRIIFIHVPAASMSMAAYMGMATAAFIGLVWQIKAADWTAAAIAPIGAVVTFIALFTGATWGKPMWGTWWVWDARLTSELVLLFLYLGVIALYASFEDKVLAARAAGILAIVGVINIPIIKYSVEWWSSLHQPSTIRITEKSTMSTDMLYPLLINIVGFGLMIGALTLVRFKAEILARNAMRPWVRQMALAQGAK from the coding sequence ATGTGGAAGTGGTTACATCCTTACGCCGATCCCGAGCGTGCTTACAAGTTATCAGACAAACTCTTGCCCTGGTTTGCCTTTCTGGCTATCGCCTTTATTGCCACCGGTACCGTCTGGGGGTTGGCGTTTGCGCCGACTGACTACCAGCAGGGCGACAGCTACCGCATCATCTTTATCCACGTGCCGGCCGCTTCGATGTCGATGGCTGCTTACATGGGGATGGCCACCGCCGCCTTTATTGGCCTGGTATGGCAAATCAAGGCGGCCGACTGGACCGCAGCTGCCATCGCCCCAATCGGTGCGGTAGTCACCTTTATCGCCCTCTTCACCGGCGCCACTTGGGGTAAGCCTATGTGGGGTACCTGGTGGGTATGGGATGCGCGCCTGACCTCTGAGCTGGTGCTGCTGTTCCTGTACCTGGGTGTGATTGCCCTGTACGCCTCCTTTGAAGACAAGGTGCTGGCCGCCCGTGCCGCCGGCATTCTGGCGATTGTGGGTGTTATTAACATCCCGATTATCAAATACTCTGTGGAATGGTGGAGCTCACTGCACCAGCCATCCACCATCAGGATCACTGAGAAGTCCACCATGTCGACTGACATGCTGTACCCACTGCTCATCAATATCGTTGGATTTGGTTTGATGATCGGTGCTCTGACCCTGGTTCGATTCAAGGCCGAGATCCTGGCACGCAACGCCATGCGCCCATGGGTACGTCAAATGGCCCTGGCTCAAGGAGCTAAATAA
- the ccmB gene encoding heme exporter protein CcmB translates to MKRGISYRQAFFTVLKRDLKIAVRHRGDIFNPLLFFVMVVTLFPLGIGPEPQVLTRIAPGIIWVAALLASMLSLERLFKADYVDGSLEQMLLSPQPLYLTVLAKVLAHWLLTGVPLILVSPLLAVLLHLEDNSYGALMSTLALGTPVLSLLGAIGVALTVGLRKGGVLLSLLILPLYIPVLIFATSAIDAAGMNLPYDGQLAIIGAMLVGSLTLAPFAIGASLRVSTN, encoded by the coding sequence ATGAAACGAGGCATTAGCTACAGACAAGCGTTCTTCACTGTGCTCAAGCGCGATCTTAAGATCGCGGTACGTCACCGGGGAGACATTTTTAACCCGCTGCTGTTTTTTGTGATGGTAGTGACCCTGTTCCCACTGGGTATTGGCCCCGAGCCACAGGTGTTGACCCGCATTGCCCCCGGCATTATCTGGGTTGCGGCGCTGCTGGCATCCATGCTGTCGCTTGAGCGGCTGTTCAAGGCCGACTATGTCGACGGCTCGCTGGAACAAATGCTGCTGAGCCCGCAGCCACTGTATCTGACAGTGCTGGCCAAAGTGCTGGCCCACTGGCTGTTAACCGGGGTGCCACTGATTCTGGTATCACCGCTGCTGGCCGTGCTGCTGCACCTTGAGGACAACAGCTATGGTGCGCTGATGTCGACTCTGGCACTGGGTACACCAGTACTGAGTTTGCTTGGCGCCATCGGTGTTGCACTGACGGTTGGCCTGCGCAAAGGCGGGGTGCTGCTCAGTCTGCTTATCCTGCCGCTGTACATTCCGGTACTGATTTTTGCGACCAGTGCCATTGATGCCGCAGGAATGAATTTACCCTATGACGGCCAGCTCGCTATAATAGGGGCCATGCTGGTTGGGTCTTTAACACTGGCGCCCTTTGCAATTGGCGCATCACTGAGAGTGAGTACTAACTAA
- the ccmA gene encoding cytochrome c biogenesis heme-transporting ATPase CcmA, translating into MTTTTKTLVSADKLTCIREERILFDELSFSVNEGDIIQIEGPNGAGKTSLLRILAGLSRPYAGRVFYQTEDITRCRDEFNEDLLYLGHLAGVKSELTAEENLNFNLRLSGYDDFNSGEILAKVNLKGFEEALAGHLSAGQHRRTALARLWHTSCKVWILDEPFTAIDKRGVAELEQLFLRHADNGGCVILTTHQDMGLITDERLRKLKLEYRFI; encoded by the coding sequence TTGACAACAACAACCAAAACACTGGTATCCGCAGATAAGCTGACCTGTATCCGTGAAGAAAGAATTCTCTTCGATGAGCTGAGTTTCAGCGTCAACGAAGGCGATATCATTCAGATCGAAGGCCCGAATGGGGCCGGTAAAACCAGCCTGCTCCGGATCCTTGCCGGACTCTCTCGCCCCTATGCCGGGCGCGTATTTTACCAAACCGAAGACATCACTCGCTGCCGCGACGAGTTTAACGAAGATCTCTTATATCTCGGGCACTTGGCGGGCGTTAAGAGCGAGCTCACCGCCGAAGAAAACCTTAACTTCAATTTAAGGTTAAGTGGCTATGATGACTTCAACAGCGGCGAAATCCTCGCCAAAGTCAACCTGAAAGGATTCGAAGAAGCACTGGCAGGCCACCTGTCCGCCGGACAGCACAGACGCACCGCACTGGCACGGCTGTGGCACACCAGCTGCAAAGTCTGGATCCTGGATGAACCCTTCACCGCCATCGATAAACGCGGCGTGGCTGAACTGGAACAACTGTTCCTGCGCCATGCTGACAACGGCGGCTGCGTCATCCTGACCACTCACCAGGATATGGGGCTCATCACGGACGAGCGGCTGCGCAAGCTCAAGCTCGAATACCGCTTTATATAA
- a CDS encoding c-type cytochrome gives MKKLLAMTAVAALTMAASVSAQEGEAIYNKACQVCHSMGVAGAPKAHDAAQWEPRLAKGVDALVASVKGGLNAMPPGGMCTDCTDEDYKNAIEFMSK, from the coding sequence ATGAAAAAACTGTTAGCAATGACTGCAGTAGCTGCTCTGACTATGGCTGCCAGCGTATCTGCTCAAGAAGGTGAAGCTATTTATAACAAGGCTTGCCAGGTTTGCCACAGCATGGGCGTAGCCGGTGCGCCTAAGGCTCACGACGCTGCCCAGTGGGAACCACGTCTGGCCAAAGGTGTTGACGCTCTGGTTGCCAGTGTTAAAGGCGGTCTGAACGCTATGCCTCCAGGCGGTATGTGTACCGACTGTACTGATGAAGACTACAAGAACGCTATTGAGTTCATGTCCAAGTAA
- the ccmI gene encoding c-type cytochrome biogenesis protein CcmI: protein MTTFWILIAFVVLIGLMLIWVPHFRQQRLLKTEEAGVRKQTNLELFNERLAILEKELAEGLLDDQEFEGLKKELEISLLQDIKQGADESLVNTVKPKGLLWPVLMSVTLLGISGYLYQDLGQYQNVSNPPRAANPHEGMTAEQIMSQRVQMMEMAVQAEPDNSQAWFNLGHAYISANRFDEAVNAFDKVMELVGTHAELIGPKATALYYKNNQQMSPEIQALIDQSLALDPKDPSTLLLVGMDAFFTAEYQKAIDAWQTILATDRNDIDRTALINAIETAKMKMMSETGMMPTDSVHQGVATAAPTVTVQVSVSPELAAKVNETDMLFIFARATEGPKVPLAATKLSAKTLPVTITLDDSTNMGGDVKLSSAKQVEVIAVLSKHGSVKPQTGDIKGTLASVDVGGESVNLVLDTLVQ from the coding sequence ATGACGACTTTCTGGATTCTGATTGCATTTGTTGTGCTGATCGGCCTTATGCTGATCTGGGTACCCCACTTCCGTCAGCAGCGCCTGCTCAAGACCGAAGAGGCAGGTGTACGTAAGCAAACCAACCTCGAGCTGTTCAACGAACGTCTCGCCATTCTCGAAAAAGAACTTGCCGAAGGCCTGCTGGATGACCAGGAATTTGAAGGCCTGAAGAAAGAGCTGGAAATCAGCCTGCTGCAGGACATTAAACAAGGCGCCGATGAATCGCTGGTTAATACAGTAAAACCCAAGGGCCTGCTGTGGCCAGTGCTGATGTCTGTCACGCTGCTGGGTATTTCCGGCTACCTGTATCAGGACCTGGGCCAGTACCAAAACGTATCTAACCCACCGCGCGCCGCCAATCCCCATGAAGGCATGACTGCCGAGCAAATCATGTCGCAGCGGGTACAAATGATGGAAATGGCCGTACAGGCCGAGCCGGACAACAGCCAGGCCTGGTTTAACCTGGGTCACGCCTATATCTCCGCCAATCGCTTTGATGAAGCGGTAAATGCCTTCGATAAAGTGATGGAGCTGGTTGGCACCCACGCCGAGCTGATTGGTCCCAAGGCCACAGCGCTGTACTACAAAAACAACCAGCAGATGTCGCCTGAGATCCAGGCGCTGATCGACCAGTCGCTGGCGCTGGATCCCAAAGATCCATCTACCCTGCTGCTGGTTGGTATGGATGCCTTCTTCACCGCCGAATACCAAAAGGCCATCGACGCCTGGCAGACCATTCTGGCCACCGATCGCAACGATATCGACCGCACTGCGCTGATCAACGCCATCGAAACTGCCAAAATGAAGATGATGTCTGAAACCGGCATGATGCCAACCGACAGCGTACATCAGGGCGTAGCAACAGCGGCTCCCACTGTAACTGTGCAGGTATCGGTATCGCCTGAGCTGGCAGCCAAGGTAAATGAAACCGATATGCTGTTCATCTTTGCCCGCGCCACCGAAGGCCCTAAAGTGCCACTGGCCGCAACCAAGCTGAGCGCCAAAACCCTGCCGGTTACCATCACTCTGGATGACAGCACCAACATGGGTGGCGATGTGAAGCTCAGCAGCGCCAAGCAGGTGGAAGTGATCGCAGTATTGTCCAAGCACGGTAGCGTGAAGCCACAAACTGGTGACATCAAGGGCACCCTGGCCTCCGTCGATGTGGGCGGCGAGTCTGTAAACCTGGTACTGGATACCCTGGTGCAGTAA
- a CDS encoding heme lyase CcmF/NrfE family subunit, which translates to MIPELGHFALITGLAFAILLSTVPLVGVARKDQYLVRYAWPLAYGMFLFISLSVITLGYSFAVDDFSVAYVAHHSNSQLPSFFKIAAVWGGHEGSLLFWVFSLSVWAAAVAKFSKGLEEVFTARVLAVLGMITVGFTLFMLLTSSPFERLFPAPMEGRDLNPMLQDVGLIFHPPMLYLGYVGFSVSFAFAIAALLSGRLDSAWARWSRPWTLAAWIFLTGGIALGSWWAYYELGWGGWWFWDPVENASFMPWLIGTALVHSLIVTEKRGTFRNWTVLLSIFAFSLSLLGTFIVRSGVLTSVHSFAADPSRGMFILLLLGLAIGGSLTLFAFRASEMTSPAKFELWSKETMLLVCNLLLTVACGTVLLGTLYPLLIDALGMGKISVGPPYFNAVFVPIVLVMFVFMGIGPIIRWKKAKAGELKRQLMIPAIVSAVVGIAAPFIAGGEFNIWVALGIGTATWITLASLRAGYNAIKTNEGLSLARLGRSQLGMIIAHLGIAVSVVGGTMVSNYSIEKSVRMGPGVSHELAGYTFKFLETKNVVGPNYTAQQGQIEVYKGDSFVTLLKPDRRQYNVRTMDMTEAGIDWGLFRDLYVTMGDPISATEYAVRLNYKPFVRWLWFGGIFMMVGGFFAASDKRYRVKVAAKDKAQQDAKGKLATA; encoded by the coding sequence ATGATCCCGGAACTTGGACACTTTGCGCTGATCACAGGGCTGGCATTCGCCATCCTGCTCAGCACCGTGCCACTTGTCGGGGTAGCACGCAAGGATCAATACCTTGTGCGCTATGCCTGGCCGTTAGCATACGGCATGTTCCTTTTTATCAGTTTGTCGGTTATCACCCTTGGCTACAGCTTCGCGGTCGATGACTTCTCCGTAGCCTACGTGGCGCACCATTCCAATTCGCAACTTCCCAGCTTCTTCAAGATCGCCGCCGTTTGGGGTGGTCACGAAGGTTCTCTGCTGTTCTGGGTGTTCTCCCTGTCGGTCTGGGCCGCGGCGGTTGCCAAGTTCAGTAAGGGACTGGAAGAAGTCTTTACCGCCCGGGTACTGGCGGTGCTCGGTATGATTACCGTGGGCTTCACCCTGTTCATGCTGCTGACTTCCAGCCCATTCGAGCGCCTGTTCCCGGCGCCAATGGAAGGGCGTGACCTGAATCCTATGCTGCAGGACGTGGGTCTTATCTTCCACCCGCCAATGCTGTATCTGGGTTACGTGGGCTTCTCGGTGAGCTTTGCGTTTGCGATTGCAGCGCTGCTCAGTGGCCGTCTTGACTCTGCCTGGGCTCGCTGGAGCCGTCCGTGGACTCTGGCAGCCTGGATTTTCCTGACCGGCGGTATCGCGCTAGGTTCCTGGTGGGCTTACTACGAGCTCGGCTGGGGTGGCTGGTGGTTCTGGGATCCGGTTGAGAACGCATCCTTTATGCCATGGCTGATTGGTACTGCACTGGTGCACTCGCTGATTGTGACTGAGAAACGCGGCACCTTCCGTAACTGGACCGTACTGCTGTCAATCTTCGCCTTCTCTCTGAGTTTGCTGGGTACCTTTATCGTACGTTCCGGGGTACTGACATCGGTGCACTCATTTGCCGCCGATCCTAGCCGCGGTATGTTCATTCTGTTGCTGCTCGGTCTTGCCATTGGTGGCTCGCTCACTCTGTTCGCCTTCCGCGCCAGTGAGATGACCAGTCCGGCCAAGTTTGAGCTTTGGTCGAAAGAAACCATGCTGCTGGTGTGTAACCTGCTGTTGACCGTGGCTTGCGGCACTGTGCTGCTGGGTACCCTGTACCCACTGCTGATTGATGCGCTGGGCATGGGTAAGATTTCGGTAGGCCCTCCATACTTCAACGCAGTGTTTGTGCCTATCGTGCTGGTGATGTTTGTGTTCATGGGTATTGGCCCCATCATCCGCTGGAAGAAGGCCAAAGCCGGTGAACTGAAGCGTCAGCTGATGATCCCTGCGATTGTGTCTGCAGTGGTAGGTATTGCCGCGCCTTTCATCGCCGGTGGTGAGTTCAATATCTGGGTTGCCCTGGGTATCGGTACCGCGACGTGGATCACCCTCGCCAGCCTGCGTGCCGGATACAACGCCATCAAGACCAACGAAGGCCTGAGCCTGGCGCGTCTTGGTCGCAGCCAACTGGGGATGATCATCGCTCACCTGGGTATTGCTGTGTCGGTAGTAGGTGGCACCATGGTGTCCAACTACTCCATCGAGAAGAGCGTGCGCATGGGTCCCGGCGTCAGCCACGAGCTGGCCGGTTACACCTTCAAGTTCCTTGAGACCAAAAACGTGGTGGGTCCAAACTACACCGCTCAGCAAGGACAGATTGAAGTGTACAAAGGTGACAGCTTCGTCACCCTGCTCAAGCCGGATCGTCGCCAGTACAACGTGCGCACCATGGACATGACCGAAGCCGGTATCGACTGGGGTCTGTTCCGTGACCTGTACGTCACCATGGGTGACCCTATCAGCGCGACCGAGTACGCGGTGCGTCTCAACTACAAGCCATTTGTGCGTTGGTTGTGGTTCGGCGGTATCTTCATGATGGTGGGCGGTTTCTTTGCTGCCTCAGACAAACGCTATCGTGTTAAGGTTGCTGCCAAGGACAAAGCGCAGCAAGACGCCAAAGGCAAATTGGCAACTGCCTGA